From the genome of Lotus japonicus ecotype B-129 chromosome 6, LjGifu_v1.2, one region includes:
- the LOC130724176 gene encoding GDSL esterase/lipase At5g45950 — protein sequence MELMVKVVLLALAIMMPWCSFAVDIQLARQWAAKSNVSCILVFGDSSVDPGNNNVLRTSMKSNFPPYGKDFFNSLPTGRFCNGRLATDFIAEALGYRQMLPAFLDPNLKVEDLPYGVSFASAATGFDDYTANVVNVLPVSKQIQYFMHYKIHLRKLLGEERAEFIIRNALFIVSMGTNDFLQNYFIEPARPKQFSLLKFQNFLLRRMSKDIEVMHRLGARRLVVVGVIPLGCIPLTKAIMGQNDTCVASLNKVASSFNAKLLQQISNLKAKLGLQTYYVDVYGMIQSAVMNPKKYGFEEGSKGCCGSGIYEYGDTCRGMSTCSEPDKYVFWDAVHPTQKMYKIIADDVIESVTKEPIHSTTN from the exons ATGGAGTTAATGGTGAAAGTAGTACTACTGGCACTGGCCATAATGATGCCATGGTGTTCATTTGCTGTGGACATTCAACTAGCGAGGCAATGGGCAGCTAAGAGCAATGTGAGTTGCATCCTGGTTTTTGGAGATTCAAGTGTTGATCCTGGCAACAACAATGTGCTTCGCACCTCCATGAAAAGCAACTTTCCTCCTTATGGGAAGGACTTCTTTAACAGCCTCCCCACAGGAAGGTTTTGTAATGGGAGACTTGCCACAGACTTCATTG CTGAAGCATTGGGGTACAGACAAATGCTTCCGGCATTTCTTGACCCAAATTTGAAGGTTGAAGATCTGCCATATGGGGTTAGTTTTGCATCAGCAGCCACAGGCTTTGATGATTACACTGCTAATGTTGTG AATGTTCTGCCTGTTTCGAAACAGATCCAGTATTTTATGCATTATAAGATCCACTTGAGAAAATTGTTGGGTGAAGAAAGGGCAGAATTCATCATAAGAAATGCATTGTTTATTGTTAGTATGGGTACAAATGACTTCCTGCAAAACTATTTCATTGAACCTGCTCGCCCCAAGCAATTCAGCTTGCTCAAATTTCAGAATTTCTTGCTCCGCCGCATGTCTAAGGATATTGAG GTGATGCATAGGTTGGGAGCCAGGAGGTTGGTTGTTGTTGGGGTCATTCCTTTGGGATGCATTCCACTTACCAAGGCCATTATGGGCCAGAATGATACCTGTGTAGCAAGTTTGAACAAAGTAGCTTCCTCATTCAATGCAAAACTATTACAGCAAATCTCTAACTTAAAGGCAAAACTGGGCTTACAGACTTATTATGTTGATGTTTATGGTATGATCCAAAGTGCAGTAATGAACCCTAAAAAATACG GTTTTGAGGAAGGATCAAAGGGATGTTGCGGGTCAGGGATATATGAATATGGCGATACATGCAGAGGAATGAGTACTTGTTCAGAACCAGACAAATACGTATTCTGGGATGCTGTTCATCCAACACAAAAGATGTACAAGATTATAGCTGATGATGTCATTGAATCTGTTACTAAAGAACCCATTCACAGCACAACCAATTAA
- the LOC130724175 gene encoding GDSL esterase/lipase At5g45960-like — MGTSDTHLLLSSIMLTFILCLSCSMAKVEALNKNVSAFYVFGDSTVDPGNNNYIDTPFRSDFPPYGMDFSSHVPTGRFSNGKLPTDYIASYIGLKELLPPYLDPNSNNLEVLMTGVSFASAGSGFDPLTPSISNVIPLPKQVEYFRACKQRLEGALGKQRSEDHMKKAVFFISAGTNDFVLNYFTLPMRRKTYTTPLAYQQFLIQHVKEFIQGLLAEGAQKIVIVGVPPIGCLPFMITLNSPNAFLQRDCLDNYSSVARDYNLLLQRELNGMQSQFRSFNPDAKIYYVDIYGPIADMIQAHEKFGFDEVNSGCCGSGYIEASVLCNKISNLCPDPSKYVFWDSIHPTEKAYHNLFLANVPKIDFIVNN, encoded by the exons ATGGGAACCTCTGATACACATTTGTTGCTTTCTTCTATTATGCTGACTTTCATTCTTTGCTTGTCATGTTCCATGGCCAAAGTTGAAGCTTTAAACAAAAATGTCTCTGCCTTTTATGTGTTTGGAGACTCCACGGTAGACCCTGGAAACAACAACTATATAGACACGCCTTTCAGGAGCGATTTTCCACCATATGGCATGGATTTTTCTAGCCATGTTCCTACAGGGAGGTTTAGCAATGGGAAGCTTCCCACTGATTACATtg CTTCATATATAGGCCTGAAGGAGCTTCTTCCACCTTATTTGGACCCAAACAGCAATAACCTTGAAGTGCTCATGACAGGAGTTAGTTTTGCCTCTGCTGGTTCTGGTTTTGACCCTCTTACACCAAGCATATCA AATGTAATTCCACTGCCAAAGCAGGTGGAATATTTCAGAGCATGCAAACAGAGGCTGGAAGGTGCTCTGGGTAAGCAAAGAAGTGAAGATCATATGAAGAAGGCTGTGTTTTTCATCAGTGCTGGTACCAATGATTTTGTACTTAATTATTTCACTCTGCCAATGAGGAGAAAGACTTATACTACTCCCTTAGCCTACCAGCAGTTCTTGATCCAGCATGTCAAAGAATTCATACAG GGTTTGTTGGCAGAAGGCGCACAAAAAATTGTAATAGTTGGAGTACCTCCAATTGGATGCCTACCATTCATGATCACCCTGAATTCCCCTAATGCCTTTTTGCAACGTGATTGTCTGGACAATTATTCATCCGTTGCTAGAGATTACAACCTACTTCTCCAACGTGAACTAAACGGAATGCAATCGCAGTTCAGATCATTTAATCCAGATGCTAAGATCTACTATGTTGACATATATGGACCTATAGCAGATATGATTCAAGCTCATGAAAAATTTG GATTTGATGAGGTGAATAGTGGCTGTTGTGGAAGTGGGTACATTGAAGCATCAGTTTTGTGTAACAAGATTTCAAATCTGTGCCCTGACCCATCTAAATACGTGTTTTGGGATTCAATTCACCCAACAGAGAAAGCATACCACAACCTCTTCTTAGCTAATGTGCCCAAAATCGATTTCATCGTTAACAACTAG